The Pseudodesulfovibrio senegalensis genome contains the following window.
GGGTGGGCTCGCCGCCCGAGTATTCCCATGTTTCCAGTTCCATGCCTGTGGGTGTATTGGCCGTGATTTTCGAGACCTTGCCGCGCCGCCGCATGCTTTGCCCGTGAACGAGCATTCCTCGGTTGCCGAATTGTCGCGCCTTTGCCGCAAGCTGTTCGGCCTGGTCGAAGCCGGTAATCACTTCGCCGGGAAAGGTGGCCTGGGTGGGAAGGATGTCATATGTTCGCATAGTTTTTCTCCATATCGGACTGCGATTCATTCTTTTTTCATGTCGGCAATGTGCAGGGCCACCCCGGCTTCATGCAACAGTTTCTGCTCCCGTTCGTTCGGATTCTTGTCCGTGAACAGGGCATCCACCTGCGTGATATGTCCGATGCGGGCCATGGCTGTTCTGCCGAATTTGCTGTGATCCGCCGCCAAGAGTGTTCGGGTGGCATTGGCGATGATTGTGCGCGATATGTGTGCCTCATGGATGTCGAAATCGAGCAGATGCCCGGATTCGTCAATGCCGCTCAAAGTCAGGATGCCGTAGTCCACACGAAAGCTGTCAAAATATTCCAGCGTGGTTTCTCCGGTCAGGCCCATGTCCCGACCACGCATGGTACCGCCCGCCACCATGATTTCGAAGTCCTTTCGGTCTTTGAGGATAAAGGCCACGTTGAGGTTGTTGGTGACGATTCTGAGTCCTTTGTGTGAGGACAACGCTTTTGCGCATTCCTCGGCCGTGGTGCCGATGTCGATGAACAGGGAGGCGTTGTCCGGTATGTGTCTGGCCAGCAGCCGGGCCAGCGACTTTTTCCCCCTCCTGTGCAGCACCTTGCGGTCTGTGTAGGCCAGGTTTTCAACCGTGGTGGGCAGCCCGGCCCCGCCGTGGTAGCGTTGCAGCAGTTCTTGTTTTACCAGCCGGTTGATGTCGCGGCGCACGGTTTGCGGAGTAACAGAAAAGCGGTTGGCCAGAAACTCCACGGAAACGAATCCCTGCTTGCGGGCCAGTTCCAGAATTTCCGCATGGCGTTTGGAGAGGGGGGGATCCTTTTGGGGTGTCTGGTTCGTTTTTTTGCTTTCAGGTGTTTTCTTACTCATGCTCATGAATGTATTTCTTTTCGGAAGCGAAAACAACAATTACATTTGTGTTTGAAACCGAACATATTTTCATTGACTTGGTGTTCACCTTTGCTACTTTTTGCGTGTGCATGGCCGGAGGTCTTGTGGTTCCGGTCGAAACAGGGAGTATTGATGCAAACGCAGGTGTTGATCATAGGGGGCGGCGTGACCGGGGTAGGACTTGCCCGCGATCTGGCCTTGCGCGGAGTGGACTGCATTTTGGCCGAGGCATATGACCTGAACGCCGGAGCCAGCGGTGCCAACCATGGCCTGCTGCACAGCGGTTGCCGTTATGTTGCCAGCGATCCGCATTCCGCTCGGGAGTGTCATGAGGAAAGCTCCCTGCTCAGAAAGCTGGCTCCCCATGTCGTGGAGGAGACAGGCGGGTATTTTGTTGCCGTGCCCGGAGACGATGAACGATACATTGCCGATTTTCCAGGCAGGTGCCGTTCCGCGGGAATTCCGGTGCGCTCCCAGGACGTGCCCGCGGCTCGGGAGCAGGAACCGGAACTGGCCGGAAATGCCGTGGCTGTTTTCGAAGTGCCGGATGCAACCGTGGACCCTTTTCATCTTGTTCTGGATACGCTCACCCATGCGCGCGAATTGGGAGCCCGTTTTCTGGGCCATACCCGTCTGGAAGGATTCGAGATGCGGCAGGGCCGGGTCGAAATCGCCCGTTTGCGCAATACGCGTAATGGCAGGGAATATCGGGTTCGGGCCGACCAGATCGTCAATGCGGCCGGTGCATGGGCGGGCGAGGTCGCTGCCATGGCGGGTGGCAACGTGGCCATGCGCTGCGTCAAGGGCACCCTGCTGGTGACGCATGATCGCATGACCCGCCGGGTGATCAATCGGCTGCGGCCTCCGGGAGATGGCGATATCCTCGTTCCCGGTGGTACGGTCTCCATTCTGGGCACCACGTCCGTTCGCGTGGAATCTCTTGACGATATAGCACCTACCGTGGCCGAGGTGGACGTGAACGTGGAGCAGGGGAGCGCCATGGTTCCCGGCCTTGCCTCCACCCGCTACATTCGCGCCTATGCGGGTGTGCGTCCATTGCTCCTCGAGCAGGACGACAGCAGCGACCGCAACGCCAGCCGAGGCGTGGCCCTGCTGGATCACGAGCGGGACGGGCTGCAGAATTTCGTGACCATAACGGGCGGCAAGCTGACCACGTTCCGGCTCATGGCCGAACAGACCGCTGATTTGGTCTGCGCACGACTCGGTGTGCATGCTCCCTGCCGTACCCGGACTACGCCGTTGCCTGCGGCCGAGCCGTGGCGTTGGAACGAGGCCGGGCTGGCCCGCAAGGGGTGGCTTTCCGAACATGAGCCGGGGGATGTTCTCTTGTGCGAATGTGAAATGGTTCCCCGGAGCGGGGTGGATGCCATTCTGGATATGGCCGCCGAAGAGGGTGAAGCCACGGGACTCAAGGCCCTGAACCGGCGCAGCCGTGTGGGCAAGGGGGCGTGTCAGGGAACGTTTTGCGGCCTGCGGCTGACGTCCTACCTGTATGACCGGGATGATCTTGATTCGGACGAGGGTATTGTTCAGTTGCGGGATTTTCTGGAGGAACGCTGGAAGGGACAGCGTCCTGTCTTGTGGGGGCCTGCCGCGGCGCAGGCTGAATTGCAGGAGGCGCTGTATTGCGGGCTCATGGGGCTGGAACTGCCTTCAACGGACAGGGAGGGCGCATGAACCCGGAAATCCGGTGCGACCTCATGGTGGTGGGATCCGGGATTGCGGGCATGGCCGCTGCCGCCTTTGCGTCTGCGCGGGGATTGCGCGTGGCGCAGGCCGGATTGGCCACGACCACCATGTTCGCCTCGGGATGTTTTGACCTGCTGGGGGTATCTCCTGAAACCATGAAGCCGTGTGATGATCCGTATGCGGCCATTGGTGAGTTGCGCGCCAGCAATCCTGCGCATCCGTATGCCCGCATGCACGATGATGCAATTCGCGCGGCGTTTGGCGAATTTCTGGATTTTTGCGCAGGGTGCGGGGTTTCCATGCATGTCCGGGAAGGGCGCAATATGCACCTTCCCACTCCGGTGGGCAGCGTGAAAACCACATATGCCGTGCCCGAGAGCCTGTTGCACGGCGTTCGCGTCATGGAGGACGAATCCCTCTGTCTGCTGGTGGATGTGCGCGGGCTCAAGGGCTACAGCGCCCGTCAGGTGGCGGCTGCGTCTCAGGGGTTGATCAATGTGTCCGGGGTTGCGCGTGTGGAATTCCCCGGTTTTGAAGACAATGCCGACGTGTATGTGCGGCAGATGGCCCTTGCCATGGAGAACCCGCGTATTCAGGAGGAGCTTGTTGCCCGGATTGCGCCGCACGTGCGCAAGGCCCGGGCTGTGGGACTGCCGGCCATGCTCGGCCTTGCCCGTTCCTCCGAGGTTTTGCATGCGGTGAGCGACGGGCTGGGTGTGCCTGTTTTCGAGATTCCGACCATGCCGCCGGGTATAGCGGGGGAACGCCTGAAGACTGCATTGGATGAAGGGTTGCGGGCCAACGGCGTGCGCATTTTCACTCGGCAGAATGTATTGCGGGTACGGTCGGATTCAGACAGTTTCCGGCTTGAGGTAGGCTCGGATTGGCCTGTGCACAGGGTTGCGGCCCGGGCCGTGGTCTTGGCCAGCGGGCGTTTTCTGGGGCGCGGTCTCGTGGCTGAAAGACTCGGGATTCGCGAACCTTTGTTCGATATTCCGGTTGTCCAGCCCTCACACAGGGATCAATGGCACGCACGGCGGTTTTTTGCACCGGAAGGGCACGCGGTGAACCGGGCGGGAGTTGTTGCGGACGATGATTTTCGGCCTGTGAACGAAAGCGGCGCCTGTGTGCATGAGCGGTTGTACGCAGCCGGGGCGATCCTTGCCCATCAAGATTGGATGCGGGAAAAGAGCGGAACCGGTATCGCCGTGTGTTCAGCCTATCGTGCGGTAAACGCACTTGCCCGGGAGAGTGGACTTGCGGCCAAGGGCCAAAGCGGACAACACCAGTAATCGGGGACACGGGTGCGTCGTTATTGCGGAAGCATCGGAATGTGCCATTTGTATGCCCTTCCCCCGGCTTCCATCGTCTGTTATCTTTCCATGCATGAGTGATCTTTCCGACTTCAAGCGATACAAAATCGGCCAGGCAGCCAAAATGCTTGACCTCAAGCCATATGTGCTGCGTTTCTGGGAAGGGGAATTCCCCGAGCTGGACCCTATTCGCACGGATACCGGGCAGCGGCTGTATGCTGAGGAACATCTGGAAATAATACGAGAGATAAAGCGCCTGCTGTATGATGAGGGCCTGACCATAGAGGGAGCCCGCAAGCGGCTCGAAGATCGCGAACGACACGACCTGTTGCGCGACGTGCGTACCGAGTTGCTGGCAATTCGTGACATGTTGGGTAAATGAATTTCGTGAAGGGAGGTCGGCAATGGCGTTCAGGAGCAGATGGGTTGTGATTACTGCCGGATTGGTTGTCGGTTTTCTGGTATTGGCTGCTGTGCTGGCGTTCACGTTTATTCGTCCCCGGCAACTGGCCGATCTTGCGGTGGCCCAGGTTCGTTCACAAACCGGCAGGGATCTGGATTTCGGCGGAGAGTTGAGTCTTTCGGTTTTTCCCTGGCTGGGCGTTGAGGCCTCGAACGTCACGCTGGGCAATGCGCCGGGATTCGGGCCGGAGCCCATGATGAATGTTGCTCAAGTCGAAGTACGTGTGAGGTTGCTGCCTCTGTTGCACGGCGATATGGAAGTTGGGCATGTGGTTCTTGAGGGCGTGGATCTGAATTTGGCCCGCAACGCCAACGGCGTTACCAACTGGGCCGATCTCGTGGCCAGGGCGTCCCAAGAAAAATCGGGTACGTCTTCATCGCAGCCCTCGTCGGCGAAATCCGGATCGGATGGTGTCAAGGCCTCGCCCGGAAAACAGACTTCCCTGCTTGTGCAGGAAGTGACCATGCGCGGAGTCAATCTGAAATGGGACGACCGCAAGCAGGGCAAACAATATCATTTGCGCGACGGCAGCCTGGAGTTGGAAGGGTTCAGGCTGAACCAGCCGTTTGATTTCACGTCGTCTTTCTCGTTTGTGCTCAATGATCCCGAATTGGAAGGATCTGTCCGTTTTGCGGCCAGTGCGCGTCTGGACCTTGAGCGCAAGCTGTACTCCCTGATCAACGTGGATTCCCAGATAGGGGCCAAGGGCCCGGGGGTGCCGGGTAAATCCCTGGAGGCCGATCTTCGGGCGCAGGGCATTGTCGTCGATCTCAAGGGCAATACGCTCAAAGCCGAAAAGCTTGCGCTGGATGCGTATGACGTCAATGCCCGGGCCGATCTTGCCGTTACCCGCCTGAATGCCGACCCCGTGATCACCGGAACGGTTTCCCTGTCCGAATTCGACGGCAGAAAGCTCATGGAGACTTTGGGTATCGTTTCTTTGCAGACAGCGGACGCTTCAGCATTGTCCTCTCTTGCCGGAAATTTCGATTTTCGTTTTGATTCCAAAACGTTGGCCGTATCCAGGTTCGCCATGAATCTGGACGGTTCCACTGTTGGCGGTTCGTTTGGCATCCGCAATTTCCCCAATCCCGCATACGATTTCGAACTTGCAGTGGATGAGTTGAATGTGGACCGTTACCTGCCACTCGAAACGAATTCCGGAACCCGGAAAGCCGAATCGGGTGAAACCGTTCCCAGCGGGAATGGGACCAACGCGGCAACCGTCCAAAAAAAGAAATCCGAGGAATTGTATCCCGTAGATGTTTTGCGCGGACTGGACATCCGGGGCAGGGCAGTCGTCGATCGATTGACGGTGAAGAATCTCAAGTTCAGCGGCGTGAAGGTCAAGCTGGTGGCCGAGAACAACCGTATTTCGATCGATCCCTTGCTGCTTAACGGATACGAGGGCAACGCTGATGCCGTGGTCGTGGTGGACGTTGCCGGAAATACGCCGAGGACCGACCTTGTGGCCGAAGTCAAGCATCTTCAGCTTGGGCCATTGCTCAAGGATTACAACGGAGAAGATTCCCTGCAGGGCAAAACTTCCTTGTATGCGGCACTTGGCGGGGACGGCAATACGCTTTCCGCGTTGAAAAAGACTGTTGACGGCAAGTTGTCCTTCAAGCTGCAAGATGGTGTTTTCCCGGGGGTGAATGCTTTGGATTTGGCCAAGAGTACGCAGAATTCCAAGGAGAAAACAGGGACCATCGAATCCGACGATGACGACAAGACAAAATTCGGAACGATTTCCGGTTCGGCTGCCGTAAAGGACGGACTGGTTTCCAACCGGGATTTGACGGTCATGGCTCCCAACCTGCGTGGCAAGGGCGAAGGGACCGTGAACCTTGTTTCCTCCAAGATCGATTATCTTGTTCACGTCAAGCTGGTTGCGTCCTCCAAGGGGCAGGGCGGTGCATCCTATGCCGATACGCCGGGAATCCCCGTGCCCATCCATGTTGGCGGTACTCTTGAAGACCCGTCCTATTTCGTGAATCCGGCCGAGTATATAAAGATGCTCGGTTCCGGTGTCGCGGACACCGTGGGTGGTGTGGTCAAGGGGGCCGGAAGTGTCGTGAAGGGCGTTGGAGAAGGCGTGGGCGGGTTGATCAAGAGCATCATTCCGAACAAGAAAAAGTCGGCCCAATAGGATTTGTCACCTGATTGAAACAGTTGCCGCCTGTTTTACGTCCATATTTGTGTATTGTCCCTGGAAAAGGAGCGACTCATGAATATTCTTTTCCTGTGCACGGGCAACTCGTGCCGGAGCCAGATGGCAGAGGCGTGGGGCAAGCGTCTGTGGCCGGAAATCGGTTTCTATTCGGCCGGGGTGGAAAGACACGGACTGAACCCGCATGCTGTTGCGGTAATGGGGGAGGTCGGGGTCGACATGGCCGGTCACAAGTCCAAAATGGTCGACGACCTGCCTGATGTGGCTTTTGATTACATCGTGACCCTGTGTGGGCATGCGGCCGAGAACTGTCCGTTTTTTGCCGGAGGCGGCACGCGGGTGCATCGGGGATTCGACGACCCGCCTTCTTTGGCCGCGGCAATGTCGAATGAAGAGAAACAGTTGGACGTGTATCGACGTGTTCGCGACGAGATCCGCGAAATGGTGGCAGGCATTCCCGGGAGCCTCGAAGACTAGCCGTCTTTCTTGTCTTTTTTCCCTACCAGAAGATTGAGGCGGGCAAAGGAATCTTCCAGCGTGCTCTGTTCGCCCACGAGTTGCTGCAGATAGTCGTTGATGGGGCCGACCATGGAAATGGCCTTGTCCACCTCCGGGTTGGCGCCTTTCTGGTAGGCACCGATATTGACCATGTCTTCCACGCGTTTGAAGGTGGCCATGTGCCGGAGCATTGTGCGGCTGTCCCTTTGTGCCTGATTGTCCGTGATGTCGCCGCGAACACGGCTGACGCTCTTGAGCACATCGATGCACGGGTAGTGGCCCATGTCCGCAAGTTCGCGGGTCAGCACGATGTGGCCGTCCAGAATGGACCGCACCGCGTCCGCAATGGGTTCGGTAAAGTCGTCGCCATCCACCAATACGGTATAAATGCCGGTGATGGAGCCTTTACGGCTTTTGCCCGCACGCTCGAGCAGTTGCGGAAGCTGGGCAAAGACGCTGGGCGTGTAGCCGCCTCGGGTGGGCGGTTCGCCTGCGGCCAGACCCACTTCCCGGCCCGCCATGGCGAAACGGGTCACCGAGTCCATCATCAGCAGTACGTCCTTGCCCTGATCCCGGAAATATTCGGCGATGGCCGTGGCCGTGTGTGCGGCGCGCATGCGGATGAGCGGGCTTTTGTCCGAGGTCTCCACCACGAGTACGCTGCGGGCCATGCCTTCCTCGCCCAGTGAGTTTTCCATGAACTCCACCACTTCCCTGCCGCGCTCGCCCACCAGTGCGATGACGTTGATGTCCGCCTTGGTGTAGCGCGCCATCATGCCCATGAGCGTGGATTTGCCCACGCCCGAACCGGCCATGATGCCTACGCGTTGGCCTTTGCCCAGTGTCAGGATTCCGTTGATGGCACGGACTCCCACGTCCAGCGGTTCGATGATGCGCGGACGCGAGAGCGGGTTGGGCGGATCCCGGTGCAGGGGGACGTAGCTTTCATGGGCTATGGCTCCGGCTTCGTCGAGAGGTTCGGCGAATGCGTTGACCGCGCGGCCGAGCAGTCCCGGTCCCACGGGAACATGGGGCGGGGTGCTGGTATTCCGGATCAGGCTGCCCGGGCCGATGCCGCGCATGTCCGAATAGGGCATGAACAGGCATGCGCCGTCGCGGAAGCCGACCACTTCGGCAGGGATGGGCGCGGATTCGTCGTCGGGAATGAGCTGGCAGACCGAGCCGAGCGGAGCCTTGATGCCGTGGCCCTCGGCGATGAGTCCCACGACCTTTGTGACCTTGCCGAACGTATGGCACGGGTCAAGGTCATCCAGAAGATTGATGCAGTCCTTGCAGTCCAGGGCCATTTCAGTCCCCGTCGTGCGCCGCGGCATTTTGTGCTGTGTCGTCGTCTGCAGCCGGATCGGAGCCGGATTGCCGGTCTTTTTCGTCCAGCGGGAGAACTGTCATTTCGTCAAGGATGGGTTCCACGGTTTTCCAGCGGGCGTCAACGGTGTTTTCCACCTTGCCTTCATTGGTTTCTATGATGGCGCCGCCCATTTCTATGGCCGGGTCTGTCTTGAGTTTCCACTGCTTGACGGCCGGGTTGCGTTCCTGAACCTGCGGGAGCAGGGCGTCCATGAGTTCCCGGTCTTGCGGCGAAACACGCAGGGTCAGGGTGCGCTGTGTTTCTATGCGTTCAATGGCCTGGTCCAGAAGGTTTTCCAGCACCTCCTCGCGCCGGTCATTCAGTTCCACATGCAGGACCTTGTCCACGGTCATGCGGATCAGGGTGACAATATCCTGACGCCGGGCATTCCAGACTTCTGCTCCCTGGGCCGACACCGATGCCAGCACGCCTTCCATGCTCTGGGAAATGCCGGCCACGTGCTGGTCGAGTTCGGCCTGCGCCTGGGCAATGCCTTCCTCATAACCTTCATGCCGGGCGTTTTGCTTCATCTCTTCGGCTTCGCGCATGGCCTTGGCAAGGATGTCCTTGGCCATGGCCTGGGCCTTGGAGCGCACCCGGTCCATGTACTCGCTGTCGACACTGTCGTCCCAGACGAGTTTTTTCTTGCCTTCGATGTCCTGCACGCTCATTTCGTCCGGACCGGGGGAATCCATGCCCACGATGACGCGGCCGGTGATCTTCCCGTCCAGAGAGCGATTGCCCTGTTCGGCATCGATGCATGTGGTATCAGACAAAGACATCTCCGCTTCCCCTGCTGATGACTATCTTGCCCTCGTCCTCCAGTCGGCGGACGGTCTTGACGATATTCTGCTGTGCCGCCTCGACTTCCGAGAGCTTCTTGGGCGGCATGATTTCGAGGTCTTCCTTGATCATTGCGCTGGCGCGTTCGGAAAGGTTCTTGAAGAACTTGTCCTTGAGGTCGTCGGATGCGCCCTTGAGGGCCACGGTGAGGTCCTCGTTGGAAACCTCCTTGAGCAGCTCGCGGATGCCGATGTCGTCCACCTGCTTGATGTCCTCGAAAACGAACATGAGATTGCGGATGTCTTCGGCCATTTGCGTGGACTCTTCCTCGATCTCGGAGAGCACTTCCTCTTCGGTGTTTCTGTCCACCGCGTTGAGGATTTCGGCCACCGAACCGACGCCGCCGACCTTTTTGCCTTCCTTGCCGCCCATGGCGATGAGCTGGCTTTGCAGAACTTTGTCCACTTCCATGAGCATGTCCTCGGCAACGGCTTCGAGTTTTGCCAGTCGCATGAGCACTTCGGCCCGCACGCCCGCCGGAAGGTTCTGAATGAGTTCCGCGGCCTGATCCGAGTGC
Protein-coding sequences here:
- a CDS encoding FliH/SctL family protein: MSDTTCIDAEQGNRSLDGKITGRVIVGMDSPGPDEMSVQDIEGKKKLVWDDSVDSEYMDRVRSKAQAMAKDILAKAMREAEEMKQNARHEGYEEGIAQAQAELDQHVAGISQSMEGVLASVSAQGAEVWNARRQDIVTLIRMTVDKVLHVELNDRREEVLENLLDQAIERIETQRTLTLRVSPQDRELMDALLPQVQERNPAVKQWKLKTDPAIEMGGAIIETNEGKVENTVDARWKTVEPILDEMTVLPLDEKDRQSGSDPAADDDTAQNAAAHDGD
- a CDS encoding MerR family transcriptional regulator, which translates into the protein MSDLSDFKRYKIGQAAKMLDLKPYVLRFWEGEFPELDPIRTDTGQRLYAEEHLEIIREIKRLLYDEGLTIEGARKRLEDRERHDLLRDVRTELLAIRDMLGK
- a CDS encoding DeoR/GlpR family DNA-binding transcription regulator: MSKKTPESKKTNQTPQKDPPLSKRHAEILELARKQGFVSVEFLANRFSVTPQTVRRDINRLVKQELLQRYHGGAGLPTTVENLAYTDRKVLHRRGKKSLARLLARHIPDNASLFIDIGTTAEECAKALSSHKGLRIVTNNLNVAFILKDRKDFEIMVAGGTMRGRDMGLTGETTLEYFDSFRVDYGILTLSGIDESGHLLDFDIHEAHISRTIIANATRTLLAADHSKFGRTAMARIGHITQVDALFTDKNPNEREQKLLHEAGVALHIADMKKE
- a CDS encoding arsenate reductase ArsC, translated to MNILFLCTGNSCRSQMAEAWGKRLWPEIGFYSAGVERHGLNPHAVAVMGEVGVDMAGHKSKMVDDLPDVAFDYIVTLCGHAAENCPFFAGGGTRVHRGFDDPPSLAAAMSNEEKQLDVYRRVRDEIREMVAGIPGSLED
- the glpB gene encoding glycerol-3-phosphate dehydrogenase subunit GlpB, whose protein sequence is MNPEIRCDLMVVGSGIAGMAAAAFASARGLRVAQAGLATTTMFASGCFDLLGVSPETMKPCDDPYAAIGELRASNPAHPYARMHDDAIRAAFGEFLDFCAGCGVSMHVREGRNMHLPTPVGSVKTTYAVPESLLHGVRVMEDESLCLLVDVRGLKGYSARQVAAASQGLINVSGVARVEFPGFEDNADVYVRQMALAMENPRIQEELVARIAPHVRKARAVGLPAMLGLARSSEVLHAVSDGLGVPVFEIPTMPPGIAGERLKTALDEGLRANGVRIFTRQNVLRVRSDSDSFRLEVGSDWPVHRVAARAVVLASGRFLGRGLVAERLGIREPLFDIPVVQPSHRDQWHARRFFAPEGHAVNRAGVVADDDFRPVNESGACVHERLYAAGAILAHQDWMREKSGTGIAVCSAYRAVNALARESGLAAKGQSGQHQ
- a CDS encoding AsmA family protein, producing MAFRSRWVVITAGLVVGFLVLAAVLAFTFIRPRQLADLAVAQVRSQTGRDLDFGGELSLSVFPWLGVEASNVTLGNAPGFGPEPMMNVAQVEVRVRLLPLLHGDMEVGHVVLEGVDLNLARNANGVTNWADLVARASQEKSGTSSSQPSSAKSGSDGVKASPGKQTSLLVQEVTMRGVNLKWDDRKQGKQYHLRDGSLELEGFRLNQPFDFTSSFSFVLNDPELEGSVRFAASARLDLERKLYSLINVDSQIGAKGPGVPGKSLEADLRAQGIVVDLKGNTLKAEKLALDAYDVNARADLAVTRLNADPVITGTVSLSEFDGRKLMETLGIVSLQTADASALSSLAGNFDFRFDSKTLAVSRFAMNLDGSTVGGSFGIRNFPNPAYDFELAVDELNVDRYLPLETNSGTRKAESGETVPSGNGTNAATVQKKKSEELYPVDVLRGLDIRGRAVVDRLTVKNLKFSGVKVKLVAENNRISIDPLLLNGYEGNADAVVVVDVAGNTPRTDLVAEVKHLQLGPLLKDYNGEDSLQGKTSLYAALGGDGNTLSALKKTVDGKLSFKLQDGVFPGVNALDLAKSTQNSKEKTGTIESDDDDKTKFGTISGSAAVKDGLVSNRDLTVMAPNLRGKGEGTVNLVSSKIDYLVHVKLVASSKGQGGASYADTPGIPVPIHVGGTLEDPSYFVNPAEYIKMLGSGVADTVGGVVKGAGSVVKGVGEGVGGLIKSIIPNKKKSAQ
- a CDS encoding FliI/YscN family ATPase → MALDCKDCINLLDDLDPCHTFGKVTKVVGLIAEGHGIKAPLGSVCQLIPDDESAPIPAEVVGFRDGACLFMPYSDMRGIGPGSLIRNTSTPPHVPVGPGLLGRAVNAFAEPLDEAGAIAHESYVPLHRDPPNPLSRPRIIEPLDVGVRAINGILTLGKGQRVGIMAGSGVGKSTLMGMMARYTKADINVIALVGERGREVVEFMENSLGEEGMARSVLVVETSDKSPLIRMRAAHTATAIAEYFRDQGKDVLLMMDSVTRFAMAGREVGLAAGEPPTRGGYTPSVFAQLPQLLERAGKSRKGSITGIYTVLVDGDDFTEPIADAVRSILDGHIVLTRELADMGHYPCIDVLKSVSRVRGDITDNQAQRDSRTMLRHMATFKRVEDMVNIGAYQKGANPEVDKAISMVGPINDYLQQLVGEQSTLEDSFARLNLLVGKKDKKDG
- the fliG gene encoding flagellar motor switch protein FliG, encoding MSEFTGPQKTAIVLLALGEKFTADVFKRMERAEIAAVSKAMLETDSVPKEQVLEVLKEYNEALAYGAELLVGGPEQVKRLLTKSLDAETAKYIMDSLDLDTGPTPFQELENVSPRILAQILRNEHPQTLALILGHLHSDQAAELIQNLPAGVRAEVLMRLAKLEAVAEDMLMEVDKVLQSQLIAMGGKEGKKVGGVGSVAEILNAVDRNTEEEVLSEIEEESTQMAEDIRNLMFVFEDIKQVDDIGIRELLKEVSNEDLTVALKGASDDLKDKFFKNLSERASAMIKEDLEIMPPKKLSEVEAAQQNIVKTVRRLEDEGKIVISRGSGDVFV
- the glpA gene encoding anaerobic glycerol-3-phosphate dehydrogenase subunit GlpA, producing MQTQVLIIGGGVTGVGLARDLALRGVDCILAEAYDLNAGASGANHGLLHSGCRYVASDPHSARECHEESSLLRKLAPHVVEETGGYFVAVPGDDERYIADFPGRCRSAGIPVRSQDVPAAREQEPELAGNAVAVFEVPDATVDPFHLVLDTLTHARELGARFLGHTRLEGFEMRQGRVEIARLRNTRNGREYRVRADQIVNAAGAWAGEVAAMAGGNVAMRCVKGTLLVTHDRMTRRVINRLRPPGDGDILVPGGTVSILGTTSVRVESLDDIAPTVAEVDVNVEQGSAMVPGLASTRYIRAYAGVRPLLLEQDDSSDRNASRGVALLDHERDGLQNFVTITGGKLTTFRLMAEQTADLVCARLGVHAPCRTRTTPLPAAEPWRWNEAGLARKGWLSEHEPGDVLLCECEMVPRSGVDAILDMAAEEGEATGLKALNRRSRVGKGACQGTFCGLRLTSYLYDRDDLDSDEGIVQLRDFLEERWKGQRPVLWGPAAAQAELQEALYCGLMGLELPSTDREGA